CGGATTAAAAGCCGCTATTTTTTCAGCCGGTTTAGGCCGTAAAGAGACGGATGAAAAAGTCGTTTTTGCCTCGGTGCAATCAATGGCAAATAGCCTTGATGCCTTTGCCGAAGAATTTTCTTTGTTGGTCATTGATGAATGCCATCGCGTACCAGACAACGAAAACAGTACCTATCGAAAAGCCATTGCGCATGTCCAAGCCGTTAACCCCAATATTAAAATTCTCGGCTTAACGGCAACCCCTTATCGCTTAGATATGGGCTGGATTTATAAATATCATACCCGTGGACAAGTACGTACTGAGCAAGACCGGTTTTTCCGCGACTGTATTTTCGAATTACCTATCCGCTATTTATTGGACGAAGGCTTTCTCACTCCCGCCCGAATCCTTGATATGGCGATCATAGGTTATGATTTTTCCAGCATTCGCCCCTCTGCCAATGGGTACTATCGTGAAGCGGATTTGAACTCGGTATTGCGCAAATCTGAGCGAGCAACACCGGCTATCATCGAACAAGTCACCGAGTACGCTCAAGATAAACAGGGCGTGATGATTTTTGCTTCTACCGTCGATCATGCCAAAGAAATCATGAGTTACTTAACGGATGAAAATGCAGCTTTGGTGATTGGTGATACATCGACGGATGAACGCGACCTTATTATCGAATCGTTTAAACGCCAAGAAATTAAATACTTAGTCAATGTGTCGGTGTTAACTACTGGATTTGATGCCCCGCATGTTGATCTCATTGCGGTATTACGCCCAACAGAATCCATCAGTTTATATCAACAAATTATTGGCCGTGGCTTACGGTTGGCCGAAGGTAAAAGCGAATGTTTGGTGTTGGAATACGCCGGAAACCATTACGACCTATTTCAACCTGAAGTGGGCGAACCTCAACCTGATTCAGATAGCGAAATCGTCACCATCCCATGCCCTGCCTGCGGCTTTAACAATAACTTCTGGGGCAAACTCGATAGTAACGGCTTTTTAATTGAACATTATGGCCGACGCTGCCAAGGCTATTTTGAAGATGAAGACACGGGTGAACGAGAAGAGTGCGGCTACCGCTTTCGCGCTAAATTTTGTGCCGAGTGTGGCGCCGATAATGACATTGCGGCTCGACGCTGTCACGAGTGCGACGCCGTCTTAGTGGACCCAGATAAAAAACTCCGCGAAGCATTGAAGTTAAAAGATGCGTTGATTATGAATTGTGTCGACTTACGCATGGAACCAGGTAAAAACAAATTCGGTAAACCTCAGCTAAAAGTCACGTACGTTAGCGACCAAGGGGCCGAAATCAGTGACGTTTGGCAACTGACTAATAAAACACAAAAAAATGAGTTTCTCCAACGGTTTGTGAATCCTCATCTAGTGGATAGGCATCGCCCGTTTACCGATACCGCACCAACCAAAATCGCCGCACATGAACATCGTTTTCGACCACCAGAAATCATCATCGCACGCAAAAATGGTCGATTTTGGGTGATTCGTGACAAGTTGTTTGAACGCCCGAGTGATGAATCTCTATTACATCGTCAATAAGCGTTTCGCTAAAATGACTCTATAGTTCAGCTCCTATTCATATTTACGGCGTTAAACTGAGGTTAATAATTCAGCGTCACAGATTTCATGTTGTGGCGCAATACCGTTTAATCCAATGAATAACCGGGGTTTTTATGATGAAGAAAACAATCGCCTCCTTGTCGTTCGTTGCGGTGCTAACCAGTTTATCGCTTCCCGTTTGGGCGGAAGGTGCAATGCCCCCTCCACCACCTGCACAGAACATTCATCCCCCAGGAGCTCAAGTCAACATTGATGAGCAGCAGCGCGAAGTGTATCAAGCGGTGCAAGAAGGGAAAATTAGACCGTTCTCTGAACTTTACCAAACGGTCGATGCGCAACTCTTTGGTCGTGTGATAAAAGTAGAGTTAGAAAAAGAAGGTCACCTTTGGGTGTACGAATTAAAGCTTGTCTACCAAAATAAGGTATACAAAGTGGAATATAACGCCCGTAATCTGGACATGATGTCGATTCGTGGCAAAAACGTTATTGAACTAATAAAAAGATAAACCATGAAGATTTTAGTTGTTGAAGATGATGTTCGTTTAAGCGAACAAATTATACAAACTTTGGAAGGAAACGATTGGGTTCCTGAACTCTCACAAGATGGGATCGATGCTTTGTATCGCGCTACGTCCGAGGAATGGGATGTCATTGTTCTGGATCTCGGTCTACCAAAGCTCGATGGTTTAACGGTATTAAAAAGTATTCGTGATGAAAATATTAATACGCCAGTGGTTATTTTAAGCGCACGCGATAATCTGACTCAACGCGTCGAAGGTTTAAACGCTGGCGCTGACGATTACCTTACGAAACCATTTGAAATGATGGAGCTGATTGCTCGCATTCGGGCACAGTTACGTCGTGCCTCTGGTAATGCGTCTCCGGTATTGCAAGTAGGAGCGTTAAGTTTGGATACACGCAGTTCTAAAGTCTCTTGGCAAGGCCAGCCAATCAGTCTTACGGCTCTAGAATATAAAGTCATCGCTTATTTTATGCACAACCCAGATAAAGTCATTTCGCGCACAGAGCTGGTTGAACACATTTACAAACAAGATTTCGACCGCGATTCCAATACTATTGAAGTGTTTATTGGGCGCTTACGAAAAAAGCTTGCCCCTAATGTCATCAAAACCGTGCGCGGTTTAGGATATCAATTGCATGCAGAATAAAACTCAAGCAAAACGTAAACATCAACTCAGTATAAAAAGCCGCCTCCTATGGGCGGCTGCTTTATGGTTAAGCGTTATGTTAGTGGCTGCGGGTTACCTTATCCCTAATTTGGTAAAGCACTATTTGGTACAAGATGCTCAAGACCAAATGAGCCTAGCGATGGATGAGATCACCGCCAATTTAGGCGCGAATGATAATGGCCAGCTTACCCTCCCCGTTCGCCTTTCCGATCCTCGTTATAGTCAGCCATACAGTGGGTTATATTGGACTATCCATATGGGGCATGACACCCTTCGCTCACGTTCTCTTTGGGATCAAACATTAACCACAGAAAAAGACGGATTGAAAACGGTTACCAAAGGTGCGCGGAATGAACCGTTGATTACATTAAACCGTAGTATTTACTTACCCGAATTTCGTCACGCGATTAATATTACCGTTGGTATGGATCAAGCCCCACTGCAGAGTACGCTGCAGCAAGTGATGGGCCAGCTTTGGATTATTTTAGGCCTACTGTTTATTGGCATTTTAGTGCTCATCAGCATCCAAGTTTCATGGTCTTTATTACCGCTAAGGCGTATGCAAAGAGAATTGGCTGCGCTTCGTAAAGGTGAGCAATCAGAGTTAAACGACACGTACCCACAAGAAATTTCGCCATTAGTGAATGACCTCAATGCTTTACTCTTTCACTATCAAGAACTGCTGGATCGTGCCCGAAATCACGCAGGTAACCTGTCACATGCTTTGAAAACACCGCTCTCAGTGCTTAAAAACGAAGTCGACCGCTTGGATGACGATCAATACCAGCGTCTGTCAGCGCCAGTAGCGCAGATTCAAGGACAGATTGACTACCACTTAGGGCGAGCACGTATGGCAGGCTCGACCAACATTTTATCGGTCAAAACAGCCCCCAGTGAACGTATTGATGCTATTTCAATGGCCTTCGATAAAGTGTATGCCGAAAGAGAAATTACATTAGTCAATGAGCTAGAATCTGAATTGCAGGTCGCGGTGGAAGAATCCGATCTTGATGAAATGGTAGGTAACTTACTGGAAAACGGATACAAATGGTCTCAATCTCTGATCCGTGTTTACAGCGAAGACACGGAGCAAAGCGGTTGGGTCAACATTTGTGTAGAAGATGATGGCCCAGGTATTGAAACAGAAGCGATGGAAAAAGCGATGCAGCGTGGTGTTCGGTTGGATGAAACTACTCCAGGAACGGGATTAGGATTGAACATCGTCAGTGAAATGGCACATAGCTATCGCGGCAAACTCACACTAGAAAAAGCCAAGCTCGGCGGCTTAAAAGCGACGTTACGTCTTAAGTTAGCAGGCATCAAATAAGCAGATATAAAAATCCCCCAACAACTGGCAGGTTGTTGGGGGTATCTGCACGGTCAATCAACGTTTGTGGACGACCAATAAAAGAGCACACTCAATTATCGGTTTGTTTGACGCTTTGTGCTGATTCGGTTGCGGTTTATGATTCGCGATAGTGGCCAAACTCATATGGAATCTCTCCATTACGCATTTCACCAAACACCAAACGACGTAAGTTTGCTTTCAAATACAGGCCGCCGGTTTTTAAGTAACCATCTTGGTCTAAACGTCTTGGATCAAACTGAAATGCAGTCGGCATTGGCAACATACGGTAACGCCAGGTTTTCGATGCGCGTTTTACGTAATCACAGTCTTCACAGAGCTCGATGTTTTCATCAAATCCGCCCAGCTCTTTATGCGCTCGCTTAGTCGAAAATAGACAAGCACCAACCGCTGTTGGGAAAAAGTACTGCGTGCTAAATAAACCTAAATTGAACAAACTGTACCCTACTTTATAGCGTACGGGTAGTTTTTTAGCACTTCGATATACCCCGGCAACTTCTAATCCATTATTGTCCAAGGAATCAACAGCATTAGCTAAAAAATCAGGTTCTAGTCGTACATCTGCATCCAAAAATAGTAAGCGATTATGCTGAGCAAGCTTTGCCCCGGTATTACGGCCAAGACTTACCCCACGTTTATCCATTTTATGAATAGTCATTGCAGGCAAATGTGGCTGATAGCCTTTTGCCACATTAATGGTCAAATCATCACTGTTTGAATCGACCAATATCACTTCAAAGTTACGATAATTTTGTACCACCAAGTCACTCAATAGGCGGCCAATCCGTCTTTCTTCATTAAGAGTAATGATCACAATACTTAAAGGCTTCATGTGGGCTCCTTGTTGGTTTATCCACGATTTGGATTAATACTAACAACAGCCAACTGAACCATTCATGATCCTAATGTTCAGATTCCGTTCATCTTGTAATTACGTATTTTTCTCTCATTGCTATTAACCCGATGTATAATTCCCAAATACTGAATTAGCTGTTATTAGCACTAGACGTTAATTTGGTTAGTAATACGCCAAACAGGTAGAAGACCTAAGTAAAACCATAATTTCTATTGCTCAAAAAGACTTTGAATGATAGTATCCGCGCTCGTTTTGATGTTGCTGATTATCAGTCATCGAAGCTTTACCACAGGAGGACAAGGTCGCATTGTTCACTGTGAAGTCTTTTTTACTATTTTGAGAGTAAATACTATGAAATTTGAAGCAGTAGTACGTACTGAACTAGGTAAAGGTGCGAGCCGCCGCCTACGTCGCGCAGGCAAAATCCCTGCTATCGTTTACGGTGGTGAGGCTGCGCCTGTATCTATCGAACTAAACCACGACGATATCTTGAACCAAATGGACAAACCTGAATTCTACGAAGCAATCACTCTAGTAGTTGATGGCCAAGAAGTTCAAGTTAAACCTCAAGACGTTCAACGTCACGCGTTCAAGCCAAAAGTTGAACACATGGACTTCATCCGCATCTAATTCCCTACCAAGGAATTATTGAGGATTTAATCCAGCCTTTTGCATAAAGATTATCGGCCTTACCAACCGAGATATCTAAAAATTCGAAACCCCGATGCTACCAACATCGGGGTTTCACCGTTTTTAAAGCCCGAAAAAGCCAACTAATCAATATTTATCAATAACTTATAATACCTGACTAACCAGTGGGTGTATTTGGGGTGTAGTTAGGGTGTAGTTATACAGTAGTCAGATCTAAGCCGATTTCTTGCAGTTTCTGCCCTATCCCACCAGCATACTGAATATAGGTTTCTTTATTTTTCTGACCAAAGGTAAATATTTATTCCTTTCTCTTATCAGGTGGCCAAATTCACTATGCCACTACAAACTCACTAACTTTAGTGAGTGGTACAAGGTAAATCGCTCTGTCCAATAAGCATCTTAAACTGGTGTAAAAGAAATTTAATATAGATAATTTGTCATACCTACTGGCAAGATAAACATTAATGGTTTTTAATTCAATAACCTGTATAAAGACCTTGTCAGTTCCTTTCCCCTTGAACACTCAATATGTGTCGCTAATATGATCTTACTACCAAAACTATGCATGTCTTTTCGATTTTTAATCCGTTAACAATATAATCTTTTTTATTTTGTGAATAACGGCAAAACAATATGGCTCATACAGCATACCTCTCTATCATTGGCAAAACACAAGGTTGTATCTCTTCTGGTTGTAACACAAAAGATTCCATTGGCAATAAAGCGCAAGAGTCTCACAGTAATGAAATCACCGTTCTAGCTTGTAATTACACCCTAAGCAAGCACGGTGGTCCTGCAGAACTAGGATAACCAAACCCATAGATAAGTCGTCACCACTGCTTGGAAACGTTTTTTCTAAACAAGAGCATTTACAGTGCACAATCAATTTCTTCCGTACCAATGAGCAAGGCTATAACGAAAACTTCTATTCCATTGAGTTAGTAGATGCCTTAATTACCACTCTGTCTTTTGACCAACCTAACGTACTTAGTTCAGGCGATGAAGATATGTCCGAAGTGCTTCACCTTTCTTATAGAGACATTATTTGGAAACATAAAATAGCTGGTACAGAAGGCTATGAGACGTGGGAAAGAATGGCAGGATGAGAGACACAAACAAGCCCGATACATGGAATGTTAGACAGGTAGAAAAAGCCGGTAAAGGCCTCACCATGCAAGCTGTTACGCTTTCACATCGCTACATTTCAAATGGCAGTTTCAAGATGCAGTTTGTTAGGGAGGTCGATCGCTTTGAACAATGCCTTGTCAATGACTTTAAGAACGGAAAGAAAGACAAAGCAACCGTATTCAAAGAGCTTCGAAAGGAAAAACAAAGTCTGATAGAACAAGGTAGTTAGATTGCCCCAAAAGGGATCGGTTTTATAGCAGGTGTCATGCAAGTAACGGCTGGCGCTGGGATATGCTATGC
This DNA window, taken from Vibrio nitrifigilis, encodes the following:
- a CDS encoding DEAD/DEAH box helicase → MYTLRPYQSDSVKAVIHYFRQHDTPAVIVLPTGAGKSLVIAELARLARGRVLVLTHVKELVEQNHAKYESYGLKAAIFSAGLGRKETDEKVVFASVQSMANSLDAFAEEFSLLVIDECHRVPDNENSTYRKAIAHVQAVNPNIKILGLTATPYRLDMGWIYKYHTRGQVRTEQDRFFRDCIFELPIRYLLDEGFLTPARILDMAIIGYDFSSIRPSANGYYREADLNSVLRKSERATPAIIEQVTEYAQDKQGVMIFASTVDHAKEIMSYLTDENAALVIGDTSTDERDLIIESFKRQEIKYLVNVSVLTTGFDAPHVDLIAVLRPTESISLYQQIIGRGLRLAEGKSECLVLEYAGNHYDLFQPEVGEPQPDSDSEIVTIPCPACGFNNNFWGKLDSNGFLIEHYGRRCQGYFEDEDTGEREECGYRFRAKFCAECGADNDIAARRCHECDAVLVDPDKKLREALKLKDALIMNCVDLRMEPGKNKFGKPQLKVTYVSDQGAEISDVWQLTNKTQKNEFLQRFVNPHLVDRHRPFTDTAPTKIAAHEHRFRPPEIIIARKNGRFWVIRDKLFERPSDESLLHRQ
- a CDS encoding PepSY domain-containing protein, with the translated sequence MMKKTIASLSFVAVLTSLSLPVWAEGAMPPPPPAQNIHPPGAQVNIDEQQREVYQAVQEGKIRPFSELYQTVDAQLFGRVIKVELEKEGHLWVYELKLVYQNKVYKVEYNARNLDMMSIRGKNVIELIKR
- a CDS encoding response regulator transcription factor → MKILVVEDDVRLSEQIIQTLEGNDWVPELSQDGIDALYRATSEEWDVIVLDLGLPKLDGLTVLKSIRDENINTPVVILSARDNLTQRVEGLNAGADDYLTKPFEMMELIARIRAQLRRASGNASPVLQVGALSLDTRSSKVSWQGQPISLTALEYKVIAYFMHNPDKVISRTELVEHIYKQDFDRDSNTIEVFIGRLRKKLAPNVIKTVRGLGYQLHAE
- a CDS encoding ATP-binding protein, yielding MQNKTQAKRKHQLSIKSRLLWAAALWLSVMLVAAGYLIPNLVKHYLVQDAQDQMSLAMDEITANLGANDNGQLTLPVRLSDPRYSQPYSGLYWTIHMGHDTLRSRSLWDQTLTTEKDGLKTVTKGARNEPLITLNRSIYLPEFRHAINITVGMDQAPLQSTLQQVMGQLWIILGLLFIGILVLISIQVSWSLLPLRRMQRELAALRKGEQSELNDTYPQEISPLVNDLNALLFHYQELLDRARNHAGNLSHALKTPLSVLKNEVDRLDDDQYQRLSAPVAQIQGQIDYHLGRARMAGSTNILSVKTAPSERIDAISMAFDKVYAEREITLVNELESELQVAVEESDLDEMVGNLLENGYKWSQSLIRVYSEDTEQSGWVNICVEDDGPGIETEAMEKAMQRGVRLDETTPGTGLGLNIVSEMAHSYRGKLTLEKAKLGGLKATLRLKLAGIK
- a CDS encoding glycosyltransferase family 2 protein; protein product: MKPLSIVIITLNEERRIGRLLSDLVVQNYRNFEVILVDSNSDDLTINVAKGYQPHLPAMTIHKMDKRGVSLGRNTGAKLAQHNRLLFLDADVRLEPDFLANAVDSLDNNGLEVAGVYRSAKKLPVRYKVGYSLFNLGLFSTQYFFPTAVGACLFSTKRAHKELGGFDENIELCEDCDYVKRASKTWRYRMLPMPTAFQFDPRRLDQDGYLKTGGLYLKANLRRLVFGEMRNGEIPYEFGHYRES
- the rplY gene encoding 50S ribosomal protein L25, translating into MKFEAVVRTELGKGASRRLRRAGKIPAIVYGGEAAPVSIELNHDDILNQMDKPEFYEAITLVVDGQEVQVKPQDVQRHAFKPKVEHMDFIRI
- a CDS encoding Hcp family type VI secretion system effector, with translation MAHTAYLSIIGKTQGCISSGCNTKDSIGNKAQESHSNEITVLACNYTLSKHGGPAELG
- the tssD gene encoding type VI secretion system tube protein TssD, which translates into the protein MLGNVFSKQEHLQCTINFFRTNEQGYNENFYSIELVDALITTLSFDQPNVLSSGDEDMSEVLHLSYRDIIWKHKIAGTEGYETWERMAG